The proteins below are encoded in one region of Tachypleus tridentatus isolate NWPU-2018 chromosome 4, ASM421037v1, whole genome shotgun sequence:
- the LOC143248785 gene encoding uncharacterized protein LOC143248785 isoform X1 translates to MDENSSALQKKGDLCKVDLLMDKTLHGRRKLVIVNTPVNEFIENYPFLVASPAQLLNEFKRLGNDEKKGVSNFFSQYKDSVNSYLQDRKISPGNNPLLAILMKQSSHMPDVTYSIAILGIPFLLKESESIMVGTEVREPAESGIYIQFGQFLSFVIRNSNYMLMVLIFVPLKILWKHSLCV, encoded by the coding sequence ATGGATGAAAACTCGTCTGCATTGCAAAAAAAGGGTGATCTTTGTAAAGTGGACTTGCTTATGGACAAAACTCTGCATGGTCGTAGGAAACTGGTCATTGTCAACACTCCTGTCAATGAATTTATAGAGAATTATCCTTTCCTTGTGGCATCACCAGCACAGctattgaatgaatttaagcGGCTAGGAAATGATGAAAAAAAAGGGGTGTCCAACTTTTTCTCTCAGTACAAGGACTCAGTAAATTCTTACCTGCAGGACAGAAAAATATCACCCGGAAATAATCCATTGCTAGCAATTCTTATGAAACAGTCCTCACACATGCCTGATGTTACATATAGTATTGCCATTCTTGGTATCCCTTTTCttctaaaagaaagtgaaagtatcatGGTGGGTACTGAAGTTAGGGAACCTGCTGAGAGTGGTATATACATTCAATTTGGtcaatttctcagttttgtgatCAGGAATTCAAACTATATGTTGATGGTTTTGATATTTGTGCCACTGAAGATTTTGTGGAAGCATTCACTATGTGTGTAG